The Vitis vinifera cultivar Pinot Noir 40024 chromosome 1, ASM3070453v1 DNA segment tagcaaaaaaaacaaacaaacaaacaaaggaaAGACTTGGAGTAACCTAGAGTCTTAGGGATATCCTATATACCAATCATAGAATGCGAAAAAAgaaattgtgtttttattttattcatctaGTCATCTGTAGTTGGAATTGCACCATGGATGTTGTTGCATGTTCATTTATTGAAGCATTCTTAAGGGATTTGTCATTATTcaatgaaaacttaaaataattattttaaaacataaaaaatagttgATTTTTTGTATATTCGATTAACCTAATAGagcttatatatttattatgcTCATGCAGTGGGATTTATGCTTTGGAAGCATGGAAACTATTAACGGTGGGAATCAGGAAGAGAGAATGTTCCAATAAAGATTGTCACTTGGCAGGACCACCAGAGGTCCACAAATTGGTCCTCACCTCTCTCTAATCATCAAAACTAATAAGGGACGTCAACTCTTTgtgggttttttctttttcataaaaattagaGGCATTTACATAtttgtttctcttcccattCCAAAACATTGGATTGTTCGAACTCCAGTTGCTGAATATCTAGTCAAATAATGGCAAGAAATACCAAAATACCCAAAGAGTCGGACCATTGAAACACCCACATTAGGCCATTACCTGGGTCTAGTGCAATAGACTGAATACAAGACtaaatgtgagagaaattgggatttcagaaaaataattaaagatgaATTAAAATGGAACAAGGGGTTGATCAGTTAGAGCAAAAGGAGTCAAAATGTGCTGTTCTCCAGTAGAAGGAATTCCCAACAGTATTCTGAAGGATTTCTTAATGGTACTTGAACCAGAAAACACATGTCACCAGAGGTTTCAAAACACGAACCCCATCTTCCATTTCATATCAAAAGAGAGAGCCATAGAAAACTCATCATGGGCCGAAACAATTCACTGTTGAGTGACTGTAGCTCTTTCACTCCTTCAAAGGATCTTTGTCAACCTACAGTCTCGTACCTTTCTCGAATATATCTCGGGATTGCaccagagagagagaaagaaagagagagagagaggacatTGATAGTGTAGATCTTTGTAGTATATATAGGCTTGAGCGACACTAAAAAAGTTGTAGCTAACTGTCAATACTGGAacctgagagagagagagagtgtgtgtgTAATACACTAGGATAGCCCGCAGTAAAAGTGGACGGCTATAGACTCAGCTTATTCATGCAAATAACAAATGAGGGAATGTTTAAAGCTGCAGCATGGCTTGGTTTTCAATTTTAAACTTTGAATATTTATCTTTGTTTTATCTTCTTGCTCCAGAATCTGATAATTATATCCTTTTTTAGCAGCTTTTCCAGTGGTTTTTCTATCACTAACTCCATTCCTCAGTTGTTGTTTCATAATGATCTATGTTCTTTTCCCTTCCCTCTCTCAGGCATGAAAAAAGATACTACgacttttccttttatttctctacaacattttttttgtttcgtACTCTTCTCATTCAAACATGCATTAATTTCTCCAGAGACAATGCCTGTTTAGGGCGGCCTTTACATTGTCCCAGCCTTTTCAAAAggatatctttattttttaatatatgtatataatataaaaataactgtACTAATAATCAAcattaatcatttttctttgacATGAAAAATGTAATGATAATGGTCCTGTCATTTTGTCCAACACAATTTTTGTACTGCATTTGAGctcaaaaaaattaacaaaaataaaacaaaatccaataattcgaaaaattgaataataagaatattgattttaataagtatttatAACCTTTcaaatacttgaaagataaatatattttaaaattaatttattaatacatGTTAGTTGCTCAAAGGATGCATCTATCTTCTCCGGAATCATTTCAagatatcttatttatatttattgctAACTTTGATAccaaaatctcttttttaaattgtatttgtGCTAAGAAACTGCTTGTTGGGGCTAAATaatagtgaaaattttataGGTTGGAGAGGGCtatatgaaaatagattttgaagAAATAAAGTAATGAAGAATGCACAGTATGGATGGTAGTCTTTCACAGGAAGGGGAAATTACTTTAACTTTCCTCAAACTAGTACCATGATCAgcacaaatttatttatagataaaaaCCAAGCCCTAATCCTAGTCTAGATGTATGGTTGGTTAATTGGATGGTAAAACCCCCTTAGCTATGGCTTTTTCTCAACCTTTCTGAACAgttcttattttcttaataatccAAACTTGAAGCAAGTTGATGTTTCAATTTGTATTTGTCACTCCATAAGAAGCTCGAAGCAATTGGGAGTCTACATTAATATTGTGATTAAGGGTGtttgattctttttcttttcttttctatcacATGCAAAATACTTGGCTTGTATATGACTTTACTAGTTCTGAACTTCTACTGTTATATTAGATTTTTGTAGTTGAAGACGCATTTATTGCTTCAATGTCATCATTGATGACATCAACCTTCCATTGCATTTGCATATTATAATAACTTTCATCATCAAGGTTTTCCCAAAATGATGCATCATCGCTAAGGTAAGAAGATGGTTTTGGTATTTCTACAGCCTACCACGTTCCTCATTCTTTACAAAAGAGTTTTGAGGAGTATTTTTAGTAGTTATAATCAATtaataaaacactataaattGCATGATACAGAAACCAAAAGGGTGGTTGGTAGTGTGACACTCCTTGTTGAGACTAATCTTGTAGAGAAAAAAGTGAATATTAAGATGTGAAGCCTACAAGTGAACCATATATATCTTCATGTCATGCAAAATCATCAAGACATCCATAATGTTAGCATATCTTACCTACATGTTTTGTTTCCATGATTGCGTGGTTAGATTAAAGAGATGGATGAAAAAGTTCatgtaactaaaaaaattatacatgagAGATTATTACCTTGTTGATTCTAAGCAGTACTCCATTAGTGTCAAATTGATGTACAAAATCAATTACAAGTCAAATGGAAAATGAGCTATTTTAAAACAAGGTTGACAACTAGGGTTATAAGCAAACATTAGGTATTAGttattttgaagtatttgcACCAGTTGTTAGACCTAACACTATTTACGTGATAATTTCTTTCACTATTAAAGTTATTGAAAAGGTTTTACAAATGGTTTTCGATATTAACTTTCTTAAATGTGACGAATTAGAAGATAGGGTTTATGCTAAACAATTTAACTAGAGAAAgattgaagaaagaaagaacaaaagatCCATACGATAAAAAAGAAATGTCTTGTATGAATTCAAATGAGCACCAAGAGTATGATATAGAGGCAtactttcttattttgttatgaatgaattttaaaaatgttcatTTGAATTTACTTAATAAGTGAAATTTAATTTGCAAGTGATATTCTTATTGTGCATTTATGTGTGAATCATTGAATCATTACTAATAGTAATCTGAAAATTGTTGGAGAATTTAAAGAATCAATGATTGGATATGATAGACATATATAAGATGGATGTGTAATATATGCAAgcatatcttcatttttttttctaaaaattaaatgcaAATAATATTAAAGAAGGAAAATCTAAGATGAAATTATGTAAGTCGAGTTTAACTTCAATTAAAGAAACATTGAAATATAACATAATCAAACTtatatgttaataaaaaaaaagttttcacatttgttgatattaacaaataaataaaaaataaattaaaataagaaaataaactaagaaGAAAAGGCatataagtaagaaaaaaatgaattttacaggttagatattttttaaaatttataaacttattaaaatcaaactattttagttattattattttttaaaatggtaattaatactcatataaaataaaatatgtttaattgttttgattaaaaatgtgaatatatttattcattGCATTATTGTCGAGTTTGTACTTTCCGTAGTCTTATTCCCCTTCGAGATGAGTGGTAAGTTCATATTTGTACAGTTTTTTCCTTTAAGTTTTTACACTCCAGTTCATCCACTTTAGTTTTGCAGTGATGCATTATTGGAGATTCACATCCTAGAACAAAATGCAATAATTGATAAAAAGCAGGTGAATACtcacaaattatattttatacatcTAAAATGACATTCCCtattgcacaccttctgactcAGTGACAGGAGGGGCTGGACTGTGGAGCCTGGAGGAGGTATCAAAGCTAAATGGTAGGGTCAAGACACTGGAGAAGCACTTACACATTAGCAGGCATGCAATAATAATGATCACGCCCCCCCTCCCTTACTAGTCCAGCTTGTGGACAAACCCGGGTTTAGCAATGGTGGACCATGTTGAGCCATCCCCAAAATGGAAAAAGATAAAAGTTAAAGCTATTCTTCCTAGTTTATGTCACAGGTTTATGTTGGATCCCCCCAAATTTCAGATCACCTGTGTGGTAACTCTTCCCCccccttcccccccccccccccccgacCCAAACAGGTTAtcatattcttttctttttcctcttttttcatttttcttttctctgaaGTGAAAAGGATTAAAGGAGTCTAGTTTTCCCACAGCCCTACTGATGTATTGACCCACTTTATGTATAGCTGTTACTTTAAAGATCTTTTCCCACGAAGAATCTCATGTTTCAAAATGGGGGTGGAGTTGCTTTGGCCGCCCCAGCTGCGTCTAGGTATGGAGGCTTCCACATATGATAAGGTTAAGGCTGATGATGACAGCCTATTTGTTCTGTTTAAAGCTCGGATGCGGCCTAGTGTGAATCGAGTTTTGCCCTGCCGCTCTGCCTGTTTTTCTTTCTCACTACAGGACAGTGATCACAGTTGGCATCACCACCTCAGGATATATGAATCAAGATAATGAAAAGCTTTTAtaaattgtttcccaaattagggttatttatgtattataattataatcatGCTATATTTATCCTtgcttattattaataaaatgtttttttaaattcaaattctttgAGTGAGAGAAAATacttatttgaatttgaaataaattacaaaaaaaataataaaaaataataatcagaTAATAGTGGGTGAATCAACTTATTCAACTTTTCCCACAAAGATAggaatatttctttctttctcaattaatattttctattgtgCCTCCCTTTCAGGTAGAGAAAGTAACCAGCAAGTGAAGTACCTCCTCCATTTATATCCTTCGTCTAAAATTTATCCCCGTTGAGCGAAGGTGCCTTATTGATCTGGTCTACCACCAATCAATCCCCAGCCACTCGTACAGTGATGACAGTAGCTTTGCACTGTTAGCTAGCTTTTACCTTATTTTCCCTTGCTGCTTTTATTTTCCCCAAACAAAGAACCAACTACTCCTTTAATTTTCGTCTATGCGTGCCACCCACCAAACTTTTGCAGTCATTCCTcatcaaaggaaaaaagaaaaaaaagaaagaaagaattgaaaaacAACCCTCCTGATTATCTTCCACCCAGCAACAAATAATATAATGTAaaagaagggagaaaaaaagggaaaaagaaaagaaaagaagggaagATCTTCACCGACCAATGGAAAAAGATCTCCGTGTTAAAACGAAATTCAAGACGAAAACGACTGTTCATATCAACAAAATCAATGTGGGTTGCGAGTAGAGATCACGCGGTGGGGAGGTGTTAGTGGATGGGTGGATGTTATGAATTATGATAATGCAGAAGAGAGGTATATTTTGTATTGTTTATTGGTTTTGTTTACTTGTGGGCTTAGTTCTCCTGCTGACTAATGTAACATCTTTGTCACCACCATGTATGCATGTCCCGCCTTGtctttctctatctctctcCATCTGTGAATAAGGTACGGCTTGATACACAGCAGAGGGCAGATGTGTTGGCTGAAGTTTCATGTAAAAGTGTGTCTTTTATGAAATAGACGTGGGCATTGATGGGTTGGTGCATGAGAAGTACGTTGAGAAGCGTGATTATATGGAATCAGCTATACAAACATGTTTCTCTGCATGCATGCCCTGTGCATTTCGTATATAACCTGGGGATACCTCTGTGTTTTTGTGTTTGTGTCTGTGTGGGGATGTAGGTCACCTGTTTCCAGTACCAACAACAATGTTTTGGTCTCTTCTCCCCCCTCCCCTTACAAACCCCCACCCTTCTCCTTTTCTGCTCACACCAATCGGCCTTTGCCACTTCACACTCTAGGGTTCTATATTTGGGTTTGCCTGATTTTGCTGGGCTGGGCCGCATACTGGAAAGTTTTATTCTACTATATGCCTATAACAAGGTTTCAATTTCAATAATTgtgttttaatatcaaatacaaGCCATTAATAATAAGATACCATTTGGGTttaggacaatttttttttttcttttaaagcctGGTCATTGTTTTATCTTAgtcatattcttaattttatatggGTATAAATAAGGGAGTTTGAATAAGGGTATTATGATGTCTGTATGGTTCAAAGATGGACCCATTTGTATGAATAGGGTTGAACTGTAACTAACTATTAGTTTCTTCCTATCATCTACATGTATATACTTTTGTGTTTGGCAGAGAAGTACTGTTAATTTATGGTACTTCTGCGACTCTAAAATAAGGGTTTGGAGTAACAAATTGATCTGAATCCCTTCCCAATACTATATTTAGGTTCATGTAGTACAACTTTTTCATCACTTGAAAGAATTCCATTGACTGTTAGTTGATAACGGTTCAAATGCCACCTGAAGTTCTCTACAGTAAGAGGGATTCTTGTTTCTTTAAAAGGAGTTTATGGTAAAATGCTTCGGATTCAACGTTTCTTGTATACCAAATATACATTGTTAAATCCTTTTGGACCGATTGCTTATTTAATATGGTTTCAGAGTCTATAAAAGTTAAAAGTCCCCTGTCCCTTTCGGcatttatttgttcatatttCATCACCGGGCACAGCCCAATAGGAGAAGGTGTTAGCATGTCAAATATTTATGGACCTGTTATTTACAAGTTGAAGTTTTGACTTGTAATCCAGAATATCATACACCCCAGaaattttcccacattttttGCATTTAAAAAGCGTATAATTAGCAGAGCTGTGTAGTCTGTTGATTTGAGTTACATGAACATTCTTTCCCAACTCAAGGAAACATATTGAACAGTAATTGTAGGACAGGAACGGGCATTTGGTGCATTTTTACATGAAGGGGCAATTTCAATTCTTAATAGAAAACCGAAAAAAATTACCAATAAAATGCATCTTCTAACACATCAGAGAACTTTCTAGACAACAGAAGAGTGCATTAGGAATGCCAGGACTGAATTCAGAGCTCAATCCATCCATTTTAGCCCTTTGGAGACTGCCCTTCCTCTAGCTTCCATGGTCCAAATGTAATATTTGCCAGCTCAGCAGCTGCACGGGCAGCAGCTGATGCACGGTCTGCAGAGGCAATAGCAGCTCGAGCTCTCTCCAAGATGTCAGATGATTGTGATCTTGTCTCCTTAGAATCACTTACTTGTCCTGCATTGTAACTCTTAATCGAATGTTCAACTTCATCAGGACTAGACAATGACTTCTTGCTGGCCGTGTTGGGAGAGTGAAGGGCTTGGATTCCCTGTTGAATAGTCCTACTCGAAATAACATTTGGCTCACTGGTAGGTGGACATTGGAGAGAGCTTTGTATGGAGGGAGCTTGAGAAATTGCACCTCCACTGCATACTTGCTTTGAACCATCCTACAGAcaacatccatttgatgaagaTAATAAAGCAATCAATACCAATGTTTAATAGAAGCTTGTTAGAATGGGCAAGCAGTTCACCATTATCACAACTACAACTAATATAGAATTGTATGACGACATATATCAGTTGACATGCAGCAATAATGCTAAGATCTGTGTTCAATTCCAACTTACACACGCACACAGAGATCAGGAGAAATGTATCACTACTTCAACTTCATTGTAATTGATGAAGGGGTAAGTGGAAGGAGGTTTTTCCTCCACTAAAGACCATTAGATCAATAATCCCTGCATGCTAAAACTTCTCGCTTTTCTTCTTTGGCTGAAAAGGAGATTTAGGCTTGACCATTTATTGCATACAACACACAACAGTAATAacaatagaaaatttcaaatagCGCTCATACTTCTATATGATCCATGTTTTCCCTTTGGACCATATCTAGCACACATCCGACCTAGCTATCAGCAAGGCTAAAACAATTATCATGATGAGAATGACTTTGacccaactttttttttttttcatgttttttaagATGGTGGGAAATCTATGAAAAAAGCAATGGCAATCAAAATTTAGAATGTGCAGAATCAATCCATCATGATGATATTAGGAATTAACTTACCTAACAAAACCACAGCAACTATGATATTAGTGTCTGGTTATGAAACAAATAACATCAGAAAATTCAACAAGACCTAAATCAAAGAAAGGAAGCagggaagaagaggaaaaaaaacagCATTGGAAAAATACCAGCAAGTCCTCGTGTTTTTTGCTGAATTCTGCTTCAGTGTTAGAAGAATCCCATTCCAGATTGTACTCCTGAGCGATTTCCTTCAATTGCTTTAGCTTTGCTTCTCCAGTTGGAGTGCTTACTGAAAGCTTTTCTATTATCTGTAAAAAAGCAGAAATAATCAAAATGGATCAAGTTAGAATGCCATTCCTGCAGACAAATCAGGAGGCAAAAAATTCTAGAAATGCTTGAGCAGTTAACTGCACGGTTGACGCTTGTATCAGGACGCAGCTCAGAGGCAGCCAATATGAACTCCTTCCCATATTTTGCAGCAAACAAGTTCTTGATCTGCAATAAATCTGGCACATCTGAGCATCTGGGAGCAGCAAAAATTATACTAGCAACAGCTTCTCGCAATTCTGTAGGGCACTCCCTGTTATGAGGAAAGAGACAGTCACAACATTGAGCTGCATAAATCTTATTAAAACCAAGTTTTGGGCTTGCACATACTTTTCTACAAAAATATATTCTGAAATGCCACCTGATCAATGCCAACCAGAATATCCTTCAAACTTACAATGTTATCAGACTTGTGCTCACAATATTTACAACCACGATGAAAAAGCAAGGGGGGAACAGCCTTACTTGAGATTTTAAAATGGGCGCAGAACATTGCCCTAGGAAGTATGTATATAGTTATTCAAAAAGTGTTATGAATATTGGGAAAGCAGCTCTAGAGTATAGCTTCTATGCATCCCAAATAAACTTCATTACATAATGGTGCTgaattatcatttaaaaaaaatacttattctGCAACATTGTTTTTGGGCACTTGTGATTCTGTTTAAGAATGATAACTGATCTATATGAAActgtgtttttgaaaaaaggtaaaataaaataaaactatcaGAAAATCACCTAACCTTGAGCTCTTTCACAAAGAGAAATATTTGCTGATTTTACTCCATATTAGTATGTGGAAATGTAAAAGCATGCATGCCAGTTTTTATGTTTCAACCTCACTTGTTTCTCTTATCAAGACACTCTTTACCTTCTTCCTAGCAATGGTTAGGATGAAAAATGCTATGAGCAGTAACAGTTAGAGATGCCAACCGAAGTCATGAGACGCTCACATAATGTCAAAGGAAGCAACTTTTGTGTAAAAGGAAACATGAAATAGCAAAACTCTTAACAGCTATAGCAAGaacaaaggaaaggaaatatGTAACAGCAGCTTTTGGGGCAAGTCCAGTGGCCAGCCTCTCCATAATTAGGGATTGTAATTCAGAGTGGATAACTTTTGCAGCTTGAGAGCTAATTATCAGCAGGATGGTGGACATTGAATAGTCCTACTCTTAAGAATAGAACCATGGCAAAAAGGAGCATGCAAATAGATGATGGGAAAGTAAATATGAGGTACAGGCATACAAAGATGCTTTATGACATAAATAGAGACAACAAATTGAATGAATATTGAATGACATCAGAAAttcaaaaataacatttctCCCTATGGTAGAAAAAATCtactgagattttttttttttttcttatattttcaagTAAATGCATACATGTACAGCCAAAGGTTTCAAAACCCTTATAACTACATCTACTTCAATATGAATAGTGTGTTTAGTTTCTGCGAATGGTGAAGTTTGCTTACCAAATAGTTTTATAAATTCAACTTATAATACAATATGTAGTAGCACATATAATGACATTTAATTATAGTATATGAAAGTTTAAATATGTTAGAGCTCGGAGGGAAACTGCTTATACCGCATATCCATGTCTACAAccaaaaaatgtgagaaaacaaaaaaaaaatcatcacttTATCAGAAACCTCAGCAAGACATATGGTCCCATAGAGCTTAGGGTGTCAAATCTCATGAAAGACAAAGAATGTCAAATGTTATCTTCAATGAACAACACAATCCTGGTAATCAATGGATTTACCTCTGAGTTTCAAGAATAGGAACACGTGCGAGAACAAATTCACAAAACAGCTCCAGAATCTCATATGCAGCCCATATGTTTTGTTCTCGTATAACATGCTCCACCTAAGAAAGATATGCACAAATGGTAAACAAGACAATCAGATTTTGAAAGAGAATCCCAGTTAATTGAAGTCAATATCATGAAGTTGAAGGGGTACCCGTATTCGAGCTATTGCTTCTTGGCCTGTCTGCAGAAATTGAGCTATCTCCTTGCGCATCTGTTTAAGATGCAAACTTCTCTTGTTTTGCAGCAATTTAATGCGAGAGATTGCCAAATTCAAGCACGTTTTGCTACAAAACCAcccacaaattttaaaatacacagACAAACATATTTTGATATGCATTCACTCAATTTTAGAGCAGAAAATTGCAAATTTTTTCGTTaatttaaatgttgaaattTAAAACAATCAATTTTGACAATTTACTCGACATTGTGACCACCTTTCTGGAGACGTTAGAATTCCAATTAAagcaaatttcaaaaataaagtaTGCATAAAGAATTGAGATTTTTGCCAAAATCGCTAATGGGTATCTGGTGGAAATGAGCCTCTCTCAGAAATGCCAAAATTTTACATGGATTTGAAAGTTAAAGACActataaattaatttacaaaaattattagcAGATAACAGAAATTGAACTATA contains these protein-coding regions:
- the LOC100261039 gene encoding uncharacterized protein LOC100261039 isoform X1 yields the protein MSLLNQLFNRGILGAKCKTCLNLAISRIKLLQNKRSLHLKQMRKEIAQFLQTGQEAIARIRVEHVIREQNIWAAYEILELFCEFVLARVPILETQRECPTELREAVASIIFAAPRCSDVPDLLQIKNLFAAKYGKEFILAASELRPDTSVNRAIIEKLSVSTPTGEAKLKQLKEIAQEYNLEWDSSNTEAEFSKKHEDLLDGSKQVCSGGAISQAPSIQSSLQCPPTSEPNVISSRTIQQGIQALHSPNTASKKSLSSPDEVEHSIKSYNAGQVSDSKETRSQSSDILERARAAIASADRASAAARAAAELANITFGPWKLEEGQSPKG
- the LOC100261039 gene encoding vacuolar protein sorting-associated protein IST1 isoform X2, translating into MRKEIAQFLQTGQEAIARIRVEHVIREQNIWAAYEILELFCEFVLARVPILETQRECPTELREAVASIIFAAPRCSDVPDLLQIKNLFAAKYGKEFILAASELRPDTSVNRAIIEKLSVSTPTGEAKLKQLKEIAQEYNLEWDSSNTEAEFSKKHEDLLDGSKQVCSGGAISQAPSIQSSLQCPPTSEPNVISSRTIQQGIQALHSPNTASKKSLSSPDEVEHSIKSYNAGQVSDSKETRSQSSDILERARAAIASADRASAAARAAAELANITFGPWKLEEGQSPKG